In one window of Solanum pennellii chromosome 2, SPENNV200 DNA:
- the LOC107010183 gene encoding protein GLUTAMINE DUMPER 6, with protein sequence MMMMKPSHNATSTLLVDSGITKWNSPVPYLFGGLAIILGLIALALLVVTCSYKKPSTEESSSRSNNVNDSDHGQEKKTIELMKPEMEPKFVVIMPGDYNPTWLAKPTLPIRYGPNKV encoded by the coding sequence atgatgatgatgaagccATCACATAATGCAACTTCAACATTACTAGTAGACTCAGGTATTACCAAATGGAATTCACCAGTCCCTTATCTTTTTGGTGGTCTAGCAATTATATTGGGACTAATTGCGTTAGCGTTATTAGTCGTAACTTGTTCATACAAGAAACCTTCAACGGAAGAATCATCGTCGCGTTCAAACAACGTTAATGATTCGGATCACGGTCAAGAGAAGAAGACGATAGAGTTGATGAAACCGGAGATGGAACCTAAATTTGTTGTGATCATGCCCGGGGATTACAACCCTACGTGGTTAGCCAAACCGACTTTGCCTATCCGCTATGGTCCCAACAAAGTCTAA